A region of the Littorina saxatilis isolate snail1 linkage group LG12, US_GU_Lsax_2.0, whole genome shotgun sequence genome:
GGgcctcacatcgcaggtactactgtatacAATACACTTTCCTTACTGAAACTCTCACACTGTTGAAGAAGCCACCGTCCAGACCTTACCTCATGCTAAAAGACAACAGTCAACAGTAACTTGTACTGTCTCTCTAAGCTTGCGGTGCCATCAAAATACCACACTGTCaaagaagctaccattcagaccTGAACTCATGCTAAACATACCAACATCAGTAACCTGTGTTGTCCATCAGAGTGCTGCCAAAAGCCCAAACAAACCACACCCCAAACCCAGCACGCACCCCTCCTCCAACGTGGCTCATCTTCTCAAAATGTAGGTCACATCAAAAACCTACCTTTCCTCGGGACGGCCGCTGGCTTGTATGCTGTGGAGGTGCTGCGAGCTGAAGGGAAAGTGGTTTGTACAGCTGTGGTGAACAGCTGCACAATGTCGCCCCCAACGTGACAGAAATACACGTTCTTGACGGTGCAACGTCTGTGGTAGTCCAGGAAAGCTTTAACCGCCTCCACGATGACCCGAGTAGACTCCCTGGCCGGGTAGCCACAAATTCCTGTGCTGATGGCAGGGATGGCGATAGATGAGTACCCGTCTGAGTTGACCGTTTCCATGCACTTCATGACAGTTTCGTACAGACACTCCTCTTCCCTAGCTCTGCCGCCTTTGTACATGGGTCCAACCGCATGGATGATTATTTTACAAGGGAGGCGACCAGAGCCAGACACCAGTACGTCGCCCTCTTTCAGTTGGGTAGCCCTTGTCTTCAGGTTTTTGTAGCACTCTGCCTGGATGGTGTCTCCGCCTGTTTCAATGGATGAAATATTGAAAAGCACTGTGGTTATGTCAGAAGCATGACACCAGGAGTATAAATATACTTGTATGTTAGCATGGGATGACAGTGTGTGCTGGCTTCTGCATGTGTGTACTAGGTCCAAACAGCTAGGTCAGTTTCTCATTTCTCTATCTTGCTTTGTCCAAGTCTTCAATGTGGGTGAGAGACTGGGAAGATGTTTCTGCTCTGAGTGTGATCATGTGGCTGCATGTAAGTTTACAATTACCTTTATCGACTATGTCTCTTGCCAGGCCCCCAACATGATCCATCCTTGTGTTGGCTGCGCTGACAATGGCATCCACAGGCATCTGAGTGATGTCCCCTTTCATGACAGACACGGAGACGCCACTGGGTAGCTGCACACTGGCTGCAGTGTTTGCTGTGTTACCCATCTGCCCAGGACTTGCTGCTACAGGATGGGACGACTGGACCACCTGCACACCAGACAATACTGCCAAGAAATCTCTTTCACTGAAGAAAATCTACTCTACAAATTATACAAATTCCAAAAACAAGGAAGGAAATTGCAGAGCTTAAGAACAACCACAGCttaaatacacacaatcaagaGTTTTTCTGCGtacatgtgttctgcgcgaagttagaatccggtttcattctagaatggaccgggtccaggttggaattctaaccctgcgcaagtacaggggtgccattctagaatgaaacccttgaataaagggggccgtaatgtttgtaggtaagacagagttgtcttcccttgaattatctccacctgcaccttccctttgataaaatggggctgatttgtctacccctgaaaaaaatcctttcgcgatcttgcgatgtcatgtcatgtcaagaaagttgacactcctgagtacgcaataaacaaaggcagaccatagcaagggggactaccagggcggtaatgtttgcagggcagttgtttttgtgatgagagccggttgcggccgcttgcaatgtcagcgctgtctccctctcggaaatgtccggttttttgacaatttttttgacagacagacagacagacggtcagaccgactaaccgacagacagaccaacagaaggacagagtgagttatagagctgttgtcacaggttttaaaaaaagttgacattaacaaaaacagaaatcaacaacaacttttgtctggttttataatattatgggaaaacattgaaagcaattcatagtagtagtactaccacaacaaatactctcaaaggggaattccatgcctaaaagtttgacagtttttatttaatctatcagaatccctaccttccaaactgtgatatgcccacgtttcaaactcctacaaccctgcattactactacacaaaagaacaaagttccaagaattatatcctggtgcacatttatttgtagaggaagtaccaatcattcaagagagttcacttgatttacaaatggattggaggtctgtcatttccaagcaactgaattgtagcttaaaatcagtgaataccctttatttctgaccaagcctcattgcaatgacagtcaattaatttttctctccaaaatcacaacattataccatgtcatactttcaaataacctctaattgcccttgaaaaaaatacaggctcctgacgttctcagtgcccagtgacggcagagattgacgaattgcaattcaaccgtgtagcaagatgacaccacttgagccagaggtcaactaatgattagtaatgacattccaattcacagcatcttgattgacaagcttgattttccgtaataactgtggaaagtcagaattttcaaaaaatttccctgaaaagcataaatactcgaagctcagcgttcacaaatgaatcaaatgaaagaatgaaatcgatgattagatgccacaagaccttatgtcgaaatacaaacgccagttatgggatgatatgtcattttggagaaaacagagacgattttctacAGAAACTAGACTCGCCTTTGCCGATTTTCGTGGGGCCCACCGCAGCCAATTGCTTTCGTTGTGGTCGGCGCTCATAACGAGGGGTTTGCTATGGCTGCGAGTCTtgtggtcaaagcagcaccgttcttaagaggcgcatgcctgatagaacgttaaagctagtttaaaaaaaaaaaaaaaagcctttccctcgctcaaactatatagtcatattatatatcgatacaaagctaaagactttatcttcacaattcagaagaccaacttcatgtatatgaataagattaaaagttacaagcgagatcggcaaaacactgtcagtccggaaatttccgttcgtagcgatcagtgctgagtgtctctcaaaatcgtaatcactttcagaacatcacaatcccaattcacgatgtctttgagtaaagtgttaAAAATcccgaaaaaaacacccaaccaaacacacaaaaaacaaaaacaaacagaaaatccacataactgaaatgactattccaacttggacccaaattccaaccttgcgcacggccgattctagaatggaccagcaacaagggtttcattctagaatggcacccctgtacttgcgcagggttagaattccaacctggacccggtccattctagaatgaaaccggattctaacttcgcgcagaacacatgtaCTTTATGTGTTAGAAATATGCATCACATTCACAACCAATACTAAACATGCACAATACATAATGTTATTAGTACAGAGGCTGTACACTAAAAATTCTGTGAGAAGATCTTACCTGCAGATCTGCTGGTTCTCGCTGCAGTCCCAACACACAGCGAGATCCACGGCCAATCATCTTCAGGTCTTTCTCACAGTTGGAATTCAGTAACTTCACGGTGCCTTGGTCAGTACACACCTGCTCGTGGCATATGACCTTCTCACCCAGTTGTTCCAGGTTTTTCCTGACTTCTTGCAAGCCTTGCTCCGTGCCCTTCACATACATTTCCATCCCAGCATCTTTTAAGGAGAGCTGCACTCTGTACGCTCTGAGCTTCTCCCCAATGTTTTGAAGCTTGCCTTGCCAGTGTGAATGAATGAAGACCTGCCTGCTTGGAGAGAAGCGCATgacctgggcccgtatgcatgaactagaagtaagaaacactggaagtagaggcctcttttcgaagtgggaactcccgaagtcaactttctaacactgttcacaatgcatgaactgacttgaacgccaaagtagtgacagcgagagtattaaggtcaaggtcggggaaattgggggaatccctactaatacgcatgtttctatcaacatggcagtcaacgaaaatggcaaggcacgtgtgccgctcaaaaagaaagtagacggaggggcgttctgcgcctttttcagatggtgaaattgctgtactcttgacagaagtgttttacgaaagaacggttattctgtccaaatttcagaacagtctaactgttaaacataaagacgctgtctggtccaaaattgccaaagaagtgtcggtctctctctctctctctctctctctctctctctctctctctctctctctctctctctctctctctctctctctctctctctctctcttacgacacacgcacacacagacaaacgtacactcatgcacatactgacactatgacacaagtgacactgacggcacacataaacacacacacaccacacactgcacacacacacagctcgcgcgcacacatatacacacacacacgcacccatacacgcacgcacagtcacaaacaaataaccacacactcactctctctcactttctctcattctctctcaatctacactcatacacacactgaaactatgatgacacaagtgacacgtcacacacacacacacacacacacacatacatacacacacacacacacacacacacacacacacacacacactcaccgtagtgacacacatatacacacgcgcgtacagttgaaagtcaagacatgatatgattttttcaaagcataggaaggtttcttttgcaaatgaataaaattaacacagaggcaaaacccggtttttgcagccggaatgcaattgcggaggcttaaaaaggaaaagattaataaaaaaaatatatagctcccggcggaacttgaacccggagcgaatgaacgagagtccggaaccgttaccactgcactatgttactcgtgtagaatagaggcatgatgaaaaaaggcattctgagttattcagtcgtgctggtttgaaagctcgccaccttcgccgaatgactcgagcacgtttttttcggtcagtaactgatcgaactgtcgcttttgagtcactctgttttaagcatttcacctaaattaaacaagaatgtcacagtccgtgtctatggtgcaaggtaggagaccgtctcattgtagccaagttacgacagttgctcgattgacgcatttcacgtcttcgatattgtgtctgagatcatttcccaatgagctgcctttaaaaacggaatgtcctgcaattgtagtatgcgctggaggtttcttttggatgggtaaggacccttgagatgcgatatcgtcgtataattatgtcaagcgagaggcccttgacattggaagtgggaacttcgaaagcaaagttgccagctactcggtatgcacgagctaaattgaacgccgaagtagtggcttcgagagttctgaggtcaaggtcgagaaaattgggggaatcccaattagtgcgcatgcgtttgtaaacggtaggcttggtgaccagaagaaacgaatctcatcgcgagttcgtaaatgggcaaacgttgatcgcgctgtagcttttactataattgttgtttttaactggttgaacgaaagctgtgataattgtccttaaatagaatgactttctataataatgatttcgttgaccagaatgttggggacaataaaaaaaggttgtttatgtggtagcgaagtcggttaacttaaaactctttttgtagtgtttttttttaatgattgtgtatcggtaaaactgctggacaaaaatagtttggtcagagcgaatgtttgtgttactggtaaatttaaaaaggcagaactccattttttgggaatcaagatataaggtgtagtgaaaagaagataagttcagcgaatttcatattatttgagaaaatgtgtgtccgaatttttaaaacagaaaaattgttgtacttaggtgtttgtaaattacgtttgtcctcgttaattgtgaagaggatgtatgtttatataaagttcaaagtcaagattggatttttgtagcctacgtgcgtgtgtgcatgtgtattagacataatacatagacatagaacactttattatctcaattacgataaactcgggtgtggtgaatcacaataaacagcataaaacgtaagaacatgaataaaatatcaaggcgcaaatatagtcagctcatcatagtgtggggagtgggtacacacacacacacacacacacacatacacacacacacacacacacacacacaccgtcgaacacacacataacgtcgaacacacacacacacacagacacacacacacaccgtcgaacacacacacaccgtcgaacacacacacaccgtcgaacacacacataacatcgaaaacacacacacacacacaaacacacacacacaaacaaacacacacacaaacacacacaaacaaacacacacacacacacacacacacacacacacacggcacgcgcgaacacgcaaacaaacgtatgaaggaacagacgcacaattatcaggcagacaggcactcgcacaaatacatacacacacacacacacacacacacacacacacacacacacacacagataaagcaatgacaaaacaaatagcagaaacttacacttcaacactcgaacacacacacacacacacacacgcacacgcacacaaacacacgcacgcacgcacacaaacacacacacacacacacacacacacacacacacacacactcacacatgcacacaacgacgcccattttcatagaaacacagtaaccccctcgtataagcgggaatgaaagagtggtggccaatgacccagaacaaacaaaagtcaaagctggcaactcaggtttgtattcagggaaatttgcacgaaatgcatgcagaagatacgacttttccctctattttctctctttgggagcgtcagctcggtttgacatgaaaaactgaagaaaagccctgcctttttgcactgagaaactgtggaagtagcgtgtttactactgggtctggctgtagtacatttaccctcatttacttcctcgttagcttccaaagtaaactcttttttcgtcccatgcatgcgaaagtgaggatgtacttccgatgtcactcaaaactttagaagtagtcgcaaaataccctgagttacttcctcgctttgcttcgaggtaaaccctttttccggcccatgcatacgaaagtgaggcaagtacttccgatgtcactcaaaacttcgggagttgtcgcgaacttcccccataagcatacgggccctgggaATAGATGGTGTTCTCCCGCAGAAACATCTCGATATCCTCCACCACGCCATGCATGATGTTGTCTGTGCAGGCAATAAAAACCTGCTGGTTGTCGTGGGAAGGTGCAATCAGGAGCAAGCCTGGATGAGCAGAAATCTGGCGGTTGACAAGGCTCTTCCAGTCCTGTGAGATCAGCAGCTGGGCTGACTCT
Encoded here:
- the LOC138982490 gene encoding protein mono-ADP-ribosyltransferase PARP14-like produces the protein MRFSPSRQVFIHSHWQGKLQNIGEKLRAYRVQLSLKDAGMEMYVKGTEQGLQEVRKNLEQLGEKVICHEQVCTDQGTVKLLNSNCEKDLKMIGRGSRCVLGLQREPADLQVVQSSHPVAASPGQMGNTANTAASVQLPSGVSVSVMKGDITQMPVDAIVSAANTRMDHVGGLARDIVDKGGDTIQAECYKNLKTRATQLKEGDVLVSGSGRLPCKIIIHAVGPMYKGGRAREEECLYETVMKCMETVNSDGYSSIAIPAISTGICGYPARESTRVIVEAVKAFLDYHRRCTVKNVYFCHVGGDIVQLFTTAVQTTFPSARSTSTAYKPAAVPRKAFTGSTAAVKQTVNNPVQEEATLFVYAENQKDADQALTSLDELVKEKFTRKEITDDFIMSLGPQEELRIQAVAQRHNVEVQIHRFAGRIVGDGMHHNVFDCMQEISNVIREVERKQQQKEAASMLENMVQ